The window TTCATCTGACAGCTTAGTGATAGACAATACTGCTCGCGTTTACGCCTACACATTGTTTATGCCCGGGTATTCCACAGCCCACAGTGGCGGAGTGTGGGAGCGACGTGCACATAACACCGCTCAAAGCTTCCTTCTTAACAAGCACTTAACAATACAATATACGCCAATGATTTGGTTGTCTTTTATCTCCCGCGGCCAACGTTTTATCAAATATTGGCTATTTTGTAAACAACAAGCCATTTGGATTTGTTTGTAGTCAAAAACAGAGATTATTTAACAAGTTTGGATACACAGACTAGAGTATGGAATAGTCATCATATGTTTAACAGAAATAATGTACTGATACATAACTCAACTAAACCagtaaataatttctataaaaaaaatgactattCTATATCATATTTGATGTTTCCAGGCTTGGTCGTCTCACATTCAGACCCTTTCTCAAACAGTAGTTAGTCTCACACTAGGAATGTCTAACTAAATGCACAACGCGGCTTTTCCTACGACTTAGGGCGAGTTTACACGGTGCTGTTATAACAAGACAGCATAAAGCACGACAAAAAGCAGTGTGGACATCGAACTTTCGTGAATGAGTTTTCGACATATATACATGGTAATAACAGCACCGTCTAAATAAGTCCTTATTCTCTGTCACCGAAGACTGAGTTTTCAGTTTTGACACAGCTAGGTTCCATTATCAAATTAAAGAAACCTTTATTTGAATTGTACCTAAATAAACAAGGTCTGACAGAGTATAAAATACCtagatttaagtatttaaaaactttagaattatttctatttatttatcattttgaaaaCATCGATACAGTGTATAGCTGCAATTCCTAGCTTGTGTCACCTACAATCTAAGTTTACATCACATCACAAGTACACAACTCTCAACACCATCCCATACTTTTAACAGAGACAGAGACATTCTCACTCATTACTTTTGCCTTCCAATCATTCTTCATTAGAGGTACAGCGAAGTGGTTACGGCTTTTATGGATTTGGTGAAAAATATCAATTAGAATTTTagtatattagtttttaacGATTTTATGAGTGACCTAGAAATGTCGCACAAACATAAGACGGTTTCTTACAGAATGGCAGTCAATTACGTACTCGGTAATATCGAAACGATTCGTTGTAAATTTTCGAAAACTATCGATGTTTGTGTAACATCTCTAAAgggtaataatatataaattcaacGGTGACCGCCGCGGGAGATCCATCTCTACAATTGTGATACACATCCGCTCCGGAATCGAACCCCGCGCCCACACGACCCGCCCCACGCATACACGTGCTCGTAACAAATTATAGCGCGTCAGTAAGTCGATGTAGACGGATCGTGGAGTCGACATCGGTTCCGAAAAATACCAACCGCTCTCGAGCATCTACCGATAAAACTTGcacacagtttttttttaaatcttcattACTATTAGTATGgatttcaatttcatttattcTGATTATCAAAACTGTTGATATTTTAAGCAGCAATTATATACTGTCCGCAAGTTGTATCGATAAATACAATACGAAGTGCGCCAATACGCGTGGCAACATAATGAGCAGCAGTGGCGGCGTGTGGCGCGTGGCGGGGTGAGGCGACATGTGGCGGTGCGGCGGTGTGGCGGTGTGGCTAGTGTGCGGGCGCGTCCGTCTGCGTGGCGCGTGTGTgggtgcgcgcgcgcgtgcgccGGCGCTACGACGCGGAGCTgcccccgccgccgcctccACCGCCACCTCTTGAACCCTCCTCGCGCTGCTTGCTGATGTACACCTGcacaaaacgtaaaataattgtaatttgaatatgatttattaaaataacctgTAAGTTCAATGAGTACTCCTACTGTCTAGTTTATGTCCGTCCCAGGAATCTTTAATCAGAAGACCATTctcaaatgtaaaatattcacACTAATAATTATGCTCGAGTATAGTGCCTAAATGAACCTAATTGAATTTAGAAAAATTGCTTCAAAACAGGCTGTTATTCATTTGTGTCAATGCATGTAATATAGAcgacttatttatttgttattatctaGTTAATTGCAGTGTGTGTGTACGGTGGTACATACCTGCAGCAGCCGGTACTTGCTGACGGAGAGGTGCTTGAGATGCGGCTGCATGCGTTCGTCTCCGAGCGCGAAGGTGAAGGCGACCATGCAGAACACGGCGGCCTTGCGCACGGCGGAGTTGTGGTGGTCGGCGAGCTGCGCCACGCCCTCCATCAGCGCGGCCACCAGCTCGTCGGGCAGCTCGGTGGGGCGCGCCTTGGCCACCTCCGCCGCTAACTTCAGCGCGCACAGCGACGTCGGGAACCCGCGCGTGCGCAGCACCGGACGCAGTAGCGCCAATACCTGTAACGTATTAGCACGTTAGTCAGATTTACAATTTCAAATCTATTTTTGTTAACAAGTTTCCAATATTGTTTCGGCATCGCCacgttgatataaatatttaagatttttttaaacctcCATATTATTTCATCACTATTGACTGCTGTTTTCCCAGACACagaaaaatgtgtaaatatattaacagcTAGTAATAGCGAGCGTCACCTGGTGTGCGGGCACCGCGTTGGCGATGTGCGGCATGCCGGCCTCGACGGCGCGCATGACCTCCTTGTTGAGCGACTCGTAGGCGTGGATGAGCTTGAGCACGATGAGGTCGAAGTAGTCCTGCCACTGCGGGCGCGTCTCCTCGCGGCGACAGAGCCACACCAGCACCTTCACCGCCTCCGCCGCCGCGCGCTCCTGCGCCGTGCCCCAGCCTGCAGGCAACACGGGGAGGTGATGAACACTCTAGTGATATTTACTTCTAAATTTAACTTAGCTCAGTTTTGGGAAGGTTTTAGTACAATGtgcatttgtaaaaaaaagcaATTGTATTAACAAAACCGATATACTGCTAttctagataaaaaaaaaaaatacaaatattgaatattatttgaatgaaaaGGCGATCGAGCTGTTCATTGTGTTCGTCGATAAATTGCAATAAAGATGAGGTGATCACTCACCGGAAGTTTGCTGCGCGTTGGTGGCTGCTTCGGAGTTTTCTTTGTTACCAGAGTTCTCGTCCGTTGACAGCACCGCTAGAGCTACCCGCACTATGTTCCTGGAAACATTGACGATAACTTTAATGAATCCCATTGATTTCTAGTTTTAATACACATATGTTATGGGTTAAATCCTAATTTATGTTGCACACGTTCGTTGTGAGCAAACCAATAAGTCTGAGAATTTAGAGAtgttatttaaggcgatacctcaaggtccattttcatacattttgtttcggctttaatctgggtaactaaacaagtattggcaagtaaagaatttaaattcacgtctagttagtgattagttctcgcaattgaagaaaaacgtaaaaataattaataatcatggatatttcggcctttaaaatttaatatgacgaaattttaaaggccgaaatatccatgattattaattatttttacatttttctttcaactgcgagaactaatcactaactagacgtgaatttaaattctttacttgccaatacttgtttagttacccagattaaagccgaaataaaatgtatgaaaatggaccttgaggtatcgccttaagagttataatacatacaaagtacggtcttattttattaaaatctaacgACCTGACCCCGCTTTGCACAGGGAATTCAGCATAATATGTgcctataatttaatttttcgtatataacattaatgaattatGCTCATACACTTTCTTCTTAAATCACACTGTCCATTAGTGAAAACCGTATGataatccgtttagtagtttttgagttgatCGCTGGCAAGAACGAAGAATTCAGacgagtttattttataataataaggatAATTAACTAATGAGACGACGACTCGGCAATCGTAGTGTAGGATGCCCATCAGCTAGGTgaagtgacgatctgcgaaaaatcgctggcaagaactggatgcgacaggccgaagacagggtagtATGGCGCATAtaggaggaggcctatgtccagcagggGACAAAGATATGGGTTAATGATGACaaatctgtatatataaaaatgaatccctattttccttggtcacgccatcacgcgtgaacgtctggaccgatttcactattttatttgttgttgttgcgtttgttattgtcaggtgaaggatcttatgaaagaaaaaattaaggaagttgagcggaacgttataaaatttaagaaaagttaatttaagcgattgacagaatgcgcgctgcaaattcatagttaagacaggataACGTCTGTGGGGTCAACTAgttaactaataataatgagTGTAGTAGTGGTGTGCGAGTGTAGGGCGCTCACTTGAAGTACTCCTTGGGCTTCCTGCAGTCGCCGTACTTGAGCAGCTCGTGCGTGGCGAGCAGCAGGCGCTCGGCCGTCTcgggcgccgcgcgcgccgcgtcCAGCGCCACCAGCGCCTCCAGCACCTCCGGCTCGCGCAGCCCCGCTGCAACACCACCACACTCATTGCTCTACTCGCTACTGAGCTctgatatttatttcttatacgggcacaataaaatgtcgactgacgagagatgactacccctcgacagttgccataattatgccggcctgttggaaccggatatacacttgccgatcccggaacgcgacacacttacttgggccattacattattttaacataattcatTACATTCGGCATGGACATCTTACTGTACACAGTAAACTAATGCCTTGATAACCTACAATCTCACCACCATTTCTACTAAGCAAAGCGACgaaatacatataaattcaattttcaatataattataccGCTAAGTATTCACTTTGATccactatatattataataaattggtcCTCACATTTGGTGACTATGTATCCATTCTCGTCCGTCTCGTAAGGTTTCATTTTGTCGCGACCCAGATTGCTCGAGTTGTATTCCCTGCAACatacataacaaattatatacaaaCACGTGACGTAATCTTCAATTATtatgcgtgcgaaagaatgaGATAGAACGATATACTACGCGCCCACTCTTGTACGTTGTAGTGTTTGAAATATAGTTACTGCCTTAattcttaaccaattttaatagttttcaaAGAAGAGGttctttactatttattatatttcttttaattatagaaCGATGTTCAAAATCAGAAATAGAAAATACCCAATTAGATATTAGATATACTAATTAATGAATATCTGTGACATTGCACCTAAAAGTCTCTTTTTGAATTCCCAAGTCTTTCATTATTCTTTTCTCACAATTTAGTGGCTATTCAAGAGTCAAGACAAATTCTATAATATTGCTTTCAACTGacgtttagtttttaaatagtgAGTGTATCATATACCCATGATGGTGCGGGAAATCCAGCCTGTTGTGGGTCGGGACGGGTGAGGATTCCTTGGTGCTGTTTGCTTCTTCCGAACTGTCTGCCGATGCGGCGCGGCCCAGGGGATccctgtaaatataaattaaatttttaccaaACATTTTCTTATTCAAAGTAAGTTATCCACTAAGCGAAAATTTAAGTGCCTCCTATTTTTGCAGGGTTTAGTGCGGAACTcatatcaaaaatgtatgcaGAAGAAATCCACATTAGTTTATGCGTGTATAAGCAAAGAAACATGCTTAGGGGGCTTGCTTTTGCATTAAAGTAATTGCTGccaaaatttaattgaatttttttataaaattataccaaaataaattCTATGTATTACCACAACATGGCGAACTTTCTAGTTATAAGAAAAACTCTTAGGCTATAGTGAAATGAAAAGCAATATACATACGCGTTGTAGTGTCCGTTGGGCACTCCGTTGTGCCCCTTGTTGGAGAGCGTCACGTCCGACATCTGGCTGATGCCGGAGTCCTTGCTAGACATGTAGTTGCCGCACTCCgctgaaaaatacatttttatggtaACAATCTCTCGATGAAACGTCGGAGTATTTATGTTGGGGCCACAGTAAGGTTTTCGTCCACTATCATAGTGTAATGGTGTGATCAAGACTTGATAGGTAACCATTTACTGAAACTGGGAAAGAAGGAACTTTATGCCTGGGCAACGAATAGGAGTTGAGATGTATAAAAACTGGAAGACTGGTCCGACTAAGCATGAACCATGAATGATGTTTTAGGAACTGAATGCTAACCTCCAGaggctgtattttttttaacagtgtAAATCTCTGGCAACACAGCCGTGTTATATTCGGGAAATGAGTGTGGAATGATTTCGGTATTTCTATCATCATAAACGCAATGAGATGCGTTACGTGCTTATTGTGAACTGTTATAACGCGTGGGCTTAGTAAGAGGTGTGCGCAGCGGGTTACCGTTGGAGTGGTGCGCGGTGTAGGTGTGTATCTCGCTGGTGGTCTTGCGGATGCGCGAGTGCACGTCGTCGACGGCGCTGAGCGCGCTGGCGCCGCTGACGCCGCTGGCGCCGCTCGCCGTGCGCAGCGGGCTGTCGCTGCCTGCTGCAACACCGCCGTACACTACTCACTCACTGACATCGCGCTAGTCTAGTTTAGTCTTTTAATTCTAGTCtagaattttttgtttgttttctttcaccgttaaagtaaccGATAACagattaatacatacataattttcaaaaattagaCCAATGTGTGCCTTGGGTTCTCAACTTGCATACCTTCACATTAGTAATCAGTTCCATTTCTAACGAGGCTACTGTGTGCTTAACTTTGAATTCACGTTAAATCTAATTTTAGTCTGTACTTTAAATTCACGTCAAATCCAATTTTTACCATTTTGATTTCATTTGTAAGCTTATGAATCTAAATGAAATCTTTTAAATGCGTGAAGTACGTATTATAGAAATCATAAATAGGTAGTATAACATGGTATGCTTACTGCTGGAAGTCCTTCGTACATGCTGTTGAACCACGCTGTTGACGAGCGCCTGCGTGTCCGCCGGCAGCTCGCTCATCAGCGCTGTGAACTGAAACAACACGACTTACTAATTAGCGAGACATCGACTTTTTCTTATTCCGTcactgattatattatattaggtgATAGTAAGTACAGTGTAGTTAATAGTTGGAATATAGTAACGGATAAAGAGAGGTTGTGTTCTTTGACTATTATTACACTAGGTCACATTGTTTAGTGTCTGGTCTAGCGCGTCACTCACGGGTACGGGGTTGCAGTCGTAGAGACAGGCGAGCGCAGTCCGCGCGGCGCTGCGCACGTCGGGGGCCCTAGCGTCCGCCGCCAGCGACGCCATCTTGCACAGCGCGCGCCCCGCCGCGCCCGACGCGCCGCCTGCGGGCACCACGCGCGTCACATTGTTATTAGACAGTGGAATACAATTGAACAATAAATCTAAGACTATGAGTTTTTAAATGATTCAATTGATAATTTGAACAATTACTCCTGAAagtcataattttatacaataccaTAATTTGTGTTTGTATGTATATCTGTTTGGTGTGTGTGTGCGTACCGTGTAGCGCATGCGCGAGTGCGGCGGGCGTGCAGTAGTGCAGCGCGAGGTCGGCGACGAACcgcagcgccgccgcgcgcgtGCGTGCTGCGGGCGCCGCCGCGCCGTCCGACAAGAACCTGCAACCACACACGCCTGGTAATGACGGAAATGATCATCGACTAACATAACATGCCCTGCCTTACAACTACATTTGCTGATTTCGAAATTATACTGTTATAAATATGCACTAATatctaatcaaaatataaaaacactggCTGGAAAGTAGGACGGCGTTCACATACTTAGTTAAAGATATTCTTTTGACATATATAGAGGTACCTGAATATATTGTGTAGCTGTAATTCGGCGGGGAAGCACTCGTGTATAACGTCTAAAGTCTTCATAATCTTGCTCTGCACCGAGCCCAGTATGTCCGTGCCTAGTTTCATTAGTAAtctgaaacaaaaacatttatttgtacaataCCTAACATAACTTAATTCGAGAAAAAAGTTCCTCGAATTTTCCATTCCATAATAACAATCGTTGAAGTTAGTTAAGATTAGAGCTTGTACTAAACATGTTGAATAATTCgttgcattttattataaaacaagttaTCAATGGTGTGATAGTGTAACACAACATATTACACGAATTAAAATCGATAGcacaagattattttttattgaaatccccTCATCGTCCTTATCAGCCACCTAAAGTCCACTGCTcattataggctatatataatgATTTGTAGTCGGACCTGTCAATAGTGGCCTGCAAACTTTATCAATTCAACTAAATTCACTCAATATCGTTGTAAATTGGTGATTCGTCCCACCTGAACATAAGCTGATAGAGCCAGTCCTTGAGCTGCTGCCAGTGCACCAGGAGCAGTTCGCACACCGCGTCCAGCAGCAGCGAGAACACCTTGGTGTGCGCGTCCACGAACATCTTATTCAGCAGCTCGGTCAGTCGACGTAGCTGCTCGTCGGTCAGCAGTCGACCGCTGTTCAGGTAGTTTGCCTGGTACGGAAAAAGTTGTTAGGGGTGGGAAAATTATTGCGAATTGCGATTGCTAGTGATCCTTTAAGAACATGGTCAAAGTGATAGCGACTTGCCACCAATATGAGACCGTAGCAAGTATTGCTTACAGGATGGAGAAGCAATCTTGTTCAGGATTTGGTTTTCTGAATGgtctatcataaaaaaaatatatagttgaaATATAGGTACGATTTCAAAAGAGCAATTTTCGTcctaaaatatcgatatcgattagTATCGAATCGatatgtttgaattttaaacttCGAACCAAACATTTATCACTCTCTTCCTCCACAAGTTCTGGCACTCACTCAGTGGTTGTATAGTGTGTGCTCACCAGATGTGTAAGTCCGTCCTTGCGCTCAGTCCAGTGCGTGCAGGCGCACAGGGCGATGATGTCGTCCGGGTGCGGCGGGGGAGGGGGCGAGCCGCACTCCCACCCCAGCCGCGACGCCGAACCAGACCACGACACGCTCTGCAACATACCACACATGTTGTGAATGAAGATTTGTCGAatacaataaagtgtatttattaagaattaaaattgaCTTAAATGTATCTTATATTACTGGGAAGGCCTTTGTAAAAATAGAAAGTCTTTGTTACAacagtaatattattgttagcAAAGTATATTTTACCAAAGTGCCAAGTTCTATATgcaaaaattctttaaatatttggaTCCTTTGAGCCGAATTTGATTCAAAGATTAGAGGAAATATGAGAGGGTTGGTTTTTGATAGCAATACTTACATCATGTCTTCTATAGGAATCAAGGCTTCTCTCCGAACACACGCTGGAAGCCTCGGAGTCGTCGTCACGCCCCCTACCACCTTCGCACGCCGAGCTGTCTTCGGGACTCTGcagacattataattaaaaaaatagtgtcaCGTGTGAATCGATGAGGAGTAGGTACATAATCTATTAGCCTAGGTGTGATTGTCTCTACTTTCACACAGGCGCATTGCAATGctataatgtaattttcaaGTTTCAAATGATttagttataaagtttttagtcCATCTTTTTTGGAAGTAGTTTTTGGTTTTAAGTCCAGCTTTGGTGGGTGATTTGTTACAGTCCAGTTTGAAGGAGCCTGTCGCCAGCCTACCCGGAGCGAGTGCTCGGCGTCCCGGGACTGCTGCAGCAGGCGCAGCGTGGCGGCGGGCGTGCGCGACGGCGCCGTGCGCTCGGCGCGCTCCGTGCTCTCGCGCCGGCGCAGCGCCGACCCCACCACGCTGCTCGAGCGCGCGCTGCGCGGCGCCGCGCTCCTGCAGATGGACATTACGAAATTACATTGCAtggcattttaataaaactagatTAACACCAACACAACATAATACAGAATTCAATGATACActatacaaacattaaaaatataatttgttacttTGAGGAAAACATTCCAATTTCACTTAAATGACTAGACTTTAATaactactttattaataaattatatgactaTAGAATCAGACCCAAATCCTCGCCACTGTACATACCTGGTAGGGCTGGTCTCTCTAGATCCGGCCAGAGACCTCGGTATGCCCGAGGGTCTCCTGCGCGCGCTGTAGAGCGACATGGGGCCGGTGTTGCGCGACGACGGCGACGAGGATCTGGAGGTGGCTGTGAAGATAATTATTGGgttaatgaacataaaaataGACCAAGCTAACGATTGAAGAAATAGGCTGATGAGAAGCACCTTGACATTTTATTACCCTCTTTCAAATTGGAGTGTAGAGGAGCTACTTCTCAATCTACCTTCTATTTGGGTAATTAGTTGGTGTGAGTGTTGATCGTGTACTCACGTTGCGACTGCGACACGCCGGGGCGCGAGCGCGAGCGGCCGACAGTGCGCTCGGGGCTGGGCGgcacgccgccgcccgcgccgctccCGCCGCTCGCGCCCGTCGCCGGTGACCGCTTCGCACGCGCTGTCACAAACAAACATCTTTAAataactactactactacatTCATACACGATTCTTTATCTACGATggtattaaatgaaaaaaaaagtacatttttaCAACTACACCTCTTCTGCGAGTTAAAATAGAACATTTGAAAAATTGATACTATATTGAATAGTAATATACACGCTAGGAACtagtaaatgaaaaaatacacaatGCTACTACTATATAAAAACTAACACATGACTCCTATGTTTAGGTCTTTAAAAAATTACGGACTTATATACGTGATTGGTAAGGGAGCGAATTCTTAAATTTCTTCTTAAAtcaaaacgtaaaataaattttatctaa of the Manduca sexta isolate Smith_Timp_Sample1 chromosome 18, JHU_Msex_v1.0, whole genome shotgun sequence genome contains:
- the LOC115444535 gene encoding CLIP-associating protein isoform X2 produces the protein MAHYPQPASLEAALPLLSRPDLRLRQQLGEQLTALVRREPDIPNDLAAQLLDALVAWLNGGNFKVAQNALEVMTALAERMGPDFSHFVPTVLPHIIDRLADTKEGVRHWARQCVCALGASRCAPPRALLARLTPALAHKAPHAREDAVRCIQALLDTHGAAELQLRAAVPNLASLVGDPSSAVRDAAVQLLVDVYRHVGERLRQDLKKKELLPTQKLALLEQKFDEAREAGLLLPTAGADEADFVSRTVKRTMTIPTSGKAREGDSSGASTPACEPPKRTVGGLYIPSVVRKPPPPAKMTSAGSVSSSAGAGAGAGAGGEAGAVSCEAFEAAFASSAPAAVYGARGLDDLCRHAAALLGDRAADWEKRVDALKKIRSLLTANAHQQYPAEFAAHLKDLSVPFLVVIKDLRSQVVREACITIAHMAKVLRTKLEQFSLYILQELINLIQNAAKVVSSAGTVCVRYIVTHVHSPRLVPVILTNLTTNKSKEIRSTLSEVLVMLLEKWSTPAVEKQQQAIRDAIRRACVDADSAARTNARRAYWAYKTHFPEDAEALFTRLDSAAQKQIERERNIGSVDSLHHVGTERRAIVSPRSPSASVSERSPSGAVGAVGAAGRSASAVDAAAAQRARARALYSHMSRAKLQPASTASLPRAKRSPATGASGGSGAGGGVPPSPERTVGRSRSRPGVSQSQPTSRSSSPSSRNTGPMSLYSARRRPSGIPRSLAGSRETSPTRSAAPRSARSSSVVGSALRRRESTERAERTAPSRTPAATLRLLQQSRDAEHSLRSPEDSSACEGGRGRDDDSEASSVCSERSLDSYRRHDSVSWSGSASRLGWECGSPPPPPHPDDIIALCACTHWTERKDGLTHLANYLNSGRLLTDEQLRRLTELLNKMFVDAHTKVFSLLLDAVCELLLVHWQQLKDWLYQLMFRLLMKLGTDILGSVQSKIMKTLDVIHECFPAELQLHNIFRFLSDGAAAPAARTRAAALRFVADLALHYCTPAALAHALHGGASGAAGRALCKMASLAADARAPDVRSAARTALACLYDCNPVPFTALMSELPADTQALVNSVVQQHVRRTSSTGSDSPLRTASGASGVSGASALSAVDDVHSRIRKTTSEIHTYTAHHSNAECGNYMSSKDSGISQMSDVTLSNKGHNGVPNGHYNADPLGRAASADSSEEANSTKESSPVPTHNRLDFPHHHGEYNSSNLGRDKMKPYETDENGYIVTKSGLREPEVLEALVALDAARAAPETAERLLLATHELLKYGDCRKPKEYFKNIVRVALAVLSTDENSGNKENSEAATNAQQTSGWGTAQERAAAEAVKVLVWLCRREETRPQWQDYFDLIVLKLIHAYESLNKEVMRAVEAGMPHIANAVPAHQVLALLRPVLRTRGFPTSLCALKLAAEVAKARPTELPDELVAALMEGVAQLADHHNSAVRKAAVFCMVAFTFALGDERMQPHLKHLSVSKYRLLQVYISKQREEGSRGGGGGGGGGSSAS